One Pyrus communis chromosome 13, drPyrComm1.1, whole genome shotgun sequence genomic window carries:
- the LOC137713073 gene encoding nuclear transport factor 2-like gives MQEVTPAPAPSAQLVGNAFVEQYYHILHQSPELVHRFYQDSSSLSRMDINGNMTTVTTMEAIGEKIQSLNYGDYTAEIKTADSQQSYEKGVIVLVTGCLTGRDNVGRKFAQTFFLAPQEKGYYVLNDVFRYIEDNESLPTNTTSVNGINESAPEAIVTAEPQPIHAPDHLVVDPATPLEDEDLNNGAEVCDPSDNDEGSVVEDELVEPPALPSQNLAEVDPTPDPAPETQEDAPKKSYASILLKKSTVSPAHVVPRTVRTVSANTDHHPASPPAKSFPAPEASPPTGDAAPESSHSHEEAPEGHSIHVRNLPYDATVGQLEKEFKRFGPIKRDGIQVRSSKQQGFCFGFVEFESLSSMQSALEASPITIGDRPAVIEEKRTSTRVSGGGRGRFSSGRAGYRNDNFRGRGNYGGGGRSFGRNEFRNQGEFSGRARGSGGRSGDGYQRGSSNGRGGRQGGGNRSSVPPS, from the exons ATGCAGGAAGTGACTCCTGCCCCTGCTCCCAGTGCCCAACTTGTTGGCAATGCCTTCGTGGAGCAGTATTACCATATTCTTCACCAATCTCCAGAGTTAGTGCATAGGTTTTATCAGGATTCGAGCTCTCTAAGCAGGATGGATATCAACGGCAATATGACAACAGTGACAACGATGGAA GCAATAGGTGAAAAAATTCAGTCCTTAAATTATGGAGACTATACAGCAGAAATAAAAACAGCAGATTCTCAGCAGTCTTATGAGAAAGGGGTGATTGTTCTCGTGACTGGATGCTTGACTGGAAGGGACAATGTGGGAAGAAAATTCGCGCAGACTTTCTTTCTAGCTCCACAGGAGAAAGGGTACTATGTATTGAATGATGTTTTTAGGTATATTGAGGACAACGAATCGTTGCCGACCAATACTACCTCAGTCAATGGCATCAACGAAAGTGCTCCAGAAGCTATTGTGACAGCAGAACCAC AGCCTATTCATGCACCTGATCATCTTGTGGTGGACCCTGCAACTCCCCTTGAGGACGAAGATCTCAATAATGGTGCTGAAGTTTGTGATCCTTCAGATAATGACGAAGGATCAGTTGTTGAAGACGAGCTTGTGGAGCCCCCAGCTCTCCCAAGTCAGAATCTTGCAGAAGTTGATCCAACCCCTGATCCTGCCCCTGAAACTCAGGAGGATGCTCCAAAGAAATCATATGCATCAATT ttgTTGAAGAAAAGCACAGTCAGTCCTGCCCACGTGGTTCCCCGCACTGTGAGGACAGTATCTGCAAACACTGACCACCATCCCGCCAGTCCTCCTGCAAAATCATTTCCTGCACCAGAGGCATCACCTCCTACAGGTGACGCTGCCCCTGAAAGCAGCCATTCTCACGAGGAAG CACCTGAAGGTCACTCCATACATGTACGGAATTTGCCGTATGATGCAACAGTGGGACAACTTGAGAAGGAGTTCAAGAGGTTTGGACCTATTAAGCGTGATGGGATCCAAGTCAGGAGTAGTAAG CAGCAAGGATTCTGTTTTGGCTTCGTTGAATTCGAAAGCTTGAGTTCCATGCAAAGTGCACTTGAG GCCTCACCTATCACCATTGGGGATCGCCCAGCAGTGATTGAGGAAAAGAGAACCTCAACTCGAG TCAGCGGTGGTGGGAGAGGGAGGTTCTCTTCAGGAAGAGCTGGCTATCGGAATGACAATTTCAGGGGTCGTGGGAACTATGGTGGTGGCGGCCGTAGCTTTGGCAGGAATGAATTCAGAAACCAAGGTGAGTTTTCTGGGCGAGCCAGGGGCTCGGGAGGACGCAGTGGAGATGGTTATCAGCGGGGAAGTTCCAATGGAAGAGGTGGGCGTCAAGGTGGGGGAAACCGCAGTTCTGTTCCCCCTAGTTGA
- the LOC137713075 gene encoding zinc finger CCCH domain-containing protein 55-like: MTTVTAMEAVGEKIQSLNYGDYTTEIKTEDSVHTQKEVKDGACMDVVCRTEKSQETKKAKFESVPPKVDEFGRLVREGSGDSDSDDSLYNKRYNKRGRSRIHSRSRSRSRSRSRSPLDSRRGSSWRRREKRSRSRSRSSRNQRSRSRSRSPTFRRANEFRDGSKRQDRRHIPECFDFLRGRCYRGAHCRYMHREYDKNDGSRQHRSKPTLFESQPSFKTFGIKEKVDEIKAREMQLCEDAPIARKDGQLIDAEKMNCESSRVTDIAVQVKQLVPENLRETTTHIPDRKEFHEVQKSHHPPPQLISSAGNMKSSDGTSEDVLPLMNKSVVKQPQKADCPSVQMENSFITDLSPVQASTTSPNMVSSSEPLPNAITSTNVWPIKSSNDQPLSSQFMAPNSKELPLPSISAVNFPYLSELPLPPPPPQPSQGASAVHAPQMHRDYNLMPLCPPQSISYQGSLPNQHAQFSLPPNSPWTSLPPPPPRPLYDSSLNAGTTALGGSSQFQPNHLVPRNDFGSQPSIRPYSTVLPSHSQADDFLHRMYPPMQEFPRPVLHRADFRSGNSSSQPFGGPGHMREDHFTHAPVQDLSSSHTFAHGNTHPQPGPPSQELTMNKLQNFSGDNFPSGKLLNSSSQIHPCSQNQQPTYSTQYPVGDGILGVPGKTGAQYPVGDSILGFPGKDGPMSQYPTDLVDRNQSSRLPDFGASRIPTHHNPYASTFEQPLSSKFSSNIHNQDNGAPSGNMFDTPCNLSQVLVDGQGVGSVGSRQTTSSPSSARAAGQLLPKSEAEQYDPLWDSIEPSSALLKKHGHGQKQESAGDSNIIVRLSENKHKEVETVASATSLDIDEFGETADAEVGVVEDESLSDRGGAANMAGEIEIDQVESPGKSKKKKDSRSTRLFKIAIANFVKEILKPSWRQGNMSKEAFKTIVKKTVDKVSGAMKKHQIPKSEAKINHYIDSSQRKLTKLVMGYVDKYVNV, encoded by the exons ATGACAACAGTGACAGCCATGGAA GCAGTGGGTGAAAAAATTCAGTCCTTAAATTACGGAGACTATACGACAGAAATAAAAACAGAAGATTCCGTGCATACTCAAAAGGAGGTTAAGGATGGTGCTTGTATGGATGTTGTTTGTAGGACGGAAAAGTCTCAGGAGACTAAAAAGGCTAAGTTTGAATCAGTTCCTCCAAAGGTGGATGAGTTTGGGAGATTGGTCAGAGAAGGTTCCGGTGATAGTGACTCTGACGATTCACTCTATAATAAAAGGTATAATAAAAGAGGTAGAAGTCGAATACATAGCCGTAGCCGTAGCCGCAGCCGCAGCCGCAGTCGGTCTCCTCTTGATAGCAGGAGGGGAAGTTCATGGAGGAGAAGAGAGAAGCGAAGCCGTTCTCGGAG TCGGTCTTCTAGGAATCAAAGAAGCAGGAGTAGGAGCAGGTCCCCCACATTTAGGCGTGCAAATGAGTTCAGAGATGGCAGTAAGAGACAGGACCGGCGCCACATTCCAGAATGTTTTGACTTCCTTCGAGGCAGATGCTACCGAGGAGCACACTGTCGGTATATGCACCGGGAATATGACAAGAATGATGGTTCAAGGCAACATAGGAGCAAACCAACACTTTTCGAGTCTCAGCCTAGTTTCAAAACTTTTGGGATTAAGGAAAAGGTTGATGAAATTAAAGCTCGGGAGATGCAACTCTGTGAAGATGCACCTATTGCTAGAAAAGATGGTCAGTTGATTGATGCTGAGAAAATGAATTGTGAGAGTTCTAGAGTCACAGATATTGCAGTGCAAGTAAAACAATTAGTTCCCGAAAACCTTAGGGAAACCACCACTCACATTCCTGACAGAAAAGAATTTCACGAAGTGCAAAAATCTCACCACCCACCCCCTCAGCTAATAAGCAGTGCTGGTAATATGAAGTCATCTGATGGTACTTCTGAGGATGTGCTTCCTCTTATGAACAAGTCCGTAGTCAAGCAACCTCAAAAGGCTGATTGTCCATCTGTTCAGATGGAAAACTCTTTCATAACAGATCTGTCACCGGTTCAAGCATCCACGActtctccaaatatggtttctAGTAGTGAGCCTTTACCAAATGCAATCACCTCGACTAATGTGTGGCCCATCAAAAGTTCTAATGACCAACCACTTTCATCACAATTCATGGCTCCTAATTCTAAAGAGTTACCTCTTCCCAGCATCTCTGCTGTAAATTTTCCATATCTTTCAGAGCTGCCCcttcctccacctcctcctcaaCCTTCACAAGGTGCCAGTGCTGTTCATGCTCCACAGATGCATAGGGATTACAATTTGATGCCACTCTGTCCACCGCAGTCTATATCTTACCAAGGTTCCTTACCCAACCAACATGCTCAGTTCTCTCTACCACCAAATTCCCCTTGGACATCCTTACCCCCGCCACCTCCACGACCACTGTATGATTCATCTTTAAATGCAGGAACTACCGCACTTGGTGGTTCTTCACAGTTTCAGCCGAACCATTTGGTTCCAAGGAATGACTTTGGTTCTCAGCCTTCTATCAGGCCATACTCAACTGTATTGCCTTCTCATTCTCAGGCTGATGATTTTCTGCATCGTATGTACCCTCCAATGCAGGAATTTCCTCGCCCTGTGTTGCATAGAGCAGATTTCAGATCAGGCAACTCATCAAGTCAACCATTTGGAGGCCCTGGTCATATGAGAGAAGACCACTTTACACATGCTCCTGTGCAGGATTTAAGTTCTTCACACACTTTTGCTCATGGCAACACGCACCCACAGCCTGGTCCTCCTTCACAGGAATTGACtatgaacaaattgcaaaatTTCTCTGGTGACAATTTTCCTTCTGGCAAGCTTTTAAATTCATCCTCACAGATTCATCCCTGTTCACAGAACCAACAGCCAACCTATAGCACACAATACCCTGTTGGTGATGGCATCTTGGGTGTGCCTGGGAAGACTGGTGCGCAATACCCTGTAGGTGATAGCATTTTGGGTTTTCCTGGGAAGGATGGTCCTATGTCCCAATACCCTACAGATCTTGTGGATAGAAATCAATCGTCTCGCCTTCCTGATTTTGGGGCATCTAGAATACCTACACATCATAATCCTTACGCATCTACTTTTGAGCAGCCACTATCCTCCAAATTCAGTTCTAACATTCACAATCAAGACAACGGTGCTCCCTCTGGTAACATGTTTGATACTCCCTGCAATTTGAGCCAAGTTCTTGTGGATGGGCAAGGTGTTGGCAGTGTTGGATCAAGACAGACTACTTCATCGCCGAGTTCTGCTAGAGCTGCTGGTCAGCTATTGCCCAAGTCAGAAGCTGAGCAGTATGATCCACTTTGGGACAGCATTGAGCCATCATCAGCTTTGCTCAAGAAACATGGTCATGGTCAAAAACAGGAATCTGCCGGTGATTCcaatatcattgtgaggctcaGTGAGAACAAGCATAAAGAGGTTGAAACCGTTGCATCAGCTACATCTCTGGATATCGATGAGTTTGGTGAGACAGCGGATGCAGAAGTGGGTGTTGTTGAGGACGAGAGTCTGAGTGATCGTGGTGGTGCAGCAAACATGGCTGGTGAGATTGAGATTGATCAGGTGGAGTCTCCAGGGAAgagcaagaagaaaaaggatTCAAGATCAACGAGACTTTTCAAGATTGCTATTGCAAATTTTGTAAAGGAAATTCTGAAGCCATCGTGGCGGCAGGGTAATATGAGCAAGGAAGCGTTTAAGACCATTGTCAAAAAGACTGTTGATAAGGTCTCTGGAGCCATGAAGAAGCACCAGATACCCAAGTCAGAGGCAAAGATAAATCACTACATTGACTCGTCACAGCGGAAACTGACAAAACTGGTGATG GGTTATGTTGACAAGTATGTGAATGTGTAG
- the LOC137711945 gene encoding transcription factor TCP5-like — protein sequence MITNSRDKGFQAKQEGHNNNDGNNNSSFNKASSSNTTTSRQWSVFRNPRIVRVSRAFGGKDRHSKVSTVRGLRDRRIRLSVPTAIQLYDLQDRLRVSQPSKVIDWLLGVTEQDIDKLPPLQVPHGFGHQFHQPMLYPHQASNSLIAPFFDVNSTFMEADQVDEQVRDQAKGKSIKTNDEQDDRNRHDHEGNVSGQLLAQKLFPIGNHPSSIPGLLNNAMAFNYYHNYLEPSTLSLAQFGSHGFPQGPQTDQHRSHMMSTNALSFSTPMASGSQLCFCPPTATPTLFGSYPPYMTNPIVEGTSTANDQPRQASHFQFLSSSSNSQNFLANNALMPSLHSIGSSLKSFPSLVDPKQQLHLDSQNNHASQPNKDVP from the coding sequence ATGATAACAAATTCAAGGGACAAGGGTTTCCAAGCGAAGCAAGAGGGCCACAACAACAATGATGGGAACAACAATAGCAGTTTTAATAAGGCATCATCATCAAATACTACTACTTCAAGGCAATGGTCTGTATTTAGAAATCCGAGGATCGTTCGAGTTTCACGTGCTTTCGGTGGGAAAGATAGGCACAGCAAGGTTTCCACAGTGAGGGGATTGAGGGACAGGAGAATTAGGCTTTCAGTACCAACGGCCATTCAATTGTATGATCTTCAAGATAGGCTTCGTGTTAGCCAACCTAGCAAGGTAATAGACTGGCTGCTTGGTGTTACGGAACAAGATATCGATAAGCTCCCTCCACTTCAAGTTCCTCATGGATTTGGTCATCAATTTCATCAGCCAATGCTATATCCTCATCAAGCGAGTAATTCTCTTATTGCTCCTTTCTTTGATGTAAATTCTACATTTATGGAGGCAGACCAAGTAGATGAACAAGTTCGTGATCAAGCGAAAGGCAAGTCGATCAAGACAAACGATGAACAAGATGATCGAAATCGTCATGACCACGAAGGAAATGTTAGTGGACAACTCCTAGCTCAAAAGCTATTTCCCATAGGCAATCATCCTTCTTCCATACCTGGCTTGCTAAACAATGCAATGGCATTCAACTACTATCACAACTATTTGGAGCCTTCAACGCTATCTCTAGCGCAGTTTGGCAGCCATGGATTTCCACAAGGTCCACAAACAGATCAGCATCGtagtcatatgatgagtactAATGCCTTATCATTTTCAACTCCAATGGCATCTGGTTCTCAATTATGCTTCTGTCCACCTACAGCAACACCAACGCTATTCGGTTCATATCCTCCATATATGACCAATCCAATAGTGGAGGGTACTAGTACTGCTAATGATCAGCCTAGACAAGCCAGCCATTTCCAATTTTTGAGCTCATCAAGTAATTCACAAAATTTCCTAGCTAATAATGCTCTCATGCCTTCTCTTCATTCAATTGGCTCATCCTTGAAATCCTTTCCGTCATTGGTTGATCCCAAGCAGCAGCTCCATTTGGATTCACAAAATAACCATGCAAGCCAACCAAACAAGGACGTTCCATAA
- the LOC137713077 gene encoding uncharacterized protein, whose amino-acid sequence MAKSVSTAVSSLAQTLKRYLKKPWEITGPCADPEYKLAVPGALQYRVECPATTKVQACVPTSNPETVYDIKYYTRDQRRNRPPIRRTVLKKADVEKMMKERTTFDVSEFPPVYLADAVEEDYNARGGGYQK is encoded by the coding sequence ATGGCGAAATCGGTCTCCACCGCCGTGTCATCCCTCGCCCAAACCCTAAAGCGGTACCTCAAGAAACCGTGGGAAATAACCGGCCCGTGTGCCGACCCGGAGTACAAATTAGCCGTGCCCGGCGCGCTCCAGTACCGGGTCGAGTGCCCAGCCACGACCAAGGTCCAGGCCTGCGTGCCCACCTCCAACCCGGAAACCGTGTACGACATCAAGTACTATACCCGCGACCAGAGGCGCAACCGTCCACCGATTAGACGCACCGTTTTGAAGAAGGCGGATGTGGAGAAGATGATGAAGGAGAGGACGACATTCGACGTCTCGGAATTCCCACCTGTTTACTTGGCCGATGCCGTTGAAGAGGATTACAATGCTCGAGGTGGAGGCTACCAGAAATGA
- the LOC137712693 gene encoding protein LONGIFOLIA 2 codes for MAAKLLHSLADDSPDLQKQIGCMNGILQLFDRQHALTGRRVGHHKRLPSGNSHFSNGGLEREYNNAYHRQTAPEMNLNKSENETKRLSAESSRASFSSVSSSLSSLDYNKTAQPGTSSFDRSIFPETPPRDLTNQSSMSPKLGRQSLDLRDMVKDSMHREIRALSVKTTTKEESAGHAVKHRDSPRPLQLSESVEGSIEVGINGKQNVPADLRESLRVLAKLREAPWSNDDARDHPRSSYELKDSSWNTLTKDAPRFSNDGRERNRLSLDSRDAFKATPKLKELPRLSLDGREGSMRNSTSDSKSYQRSKSFQNSGNSNDRYHNLPQLSRSHNRPPSVVAKLMGLEALPDSASTSDSHLIETSPVKVIDPFSKPLKLNNLQRPMPMRISNTTRNSLKEPSSPRWKNPDLVMRPISSSRFPIEPAPWKMQDGSRGSQKPSSKPVKVQARTSDSFPSVYSEIEKRLKDLEFKQSGKDLRALKQILEAMQAKGLLETKKEEQASNFGTQKDSESKCTSSNLNSKSTNQRNTSNHVVASTSTGAAFSGSFESPIVIMKPAKLVEKSGIPTSSLISVDGLSNARTLQRRRSTDNKTGSTSSRTVKDQHPKNSRKESAVSSTDKKTSGRNIRSTQSLPKDTAGSSSVKSSGSVSPRLQQKKLELAKSSRPPTPPSDSKKSRRQSSRQLTESGSPGGKLRPKSSNLQQSDDQLSEISNESRSLSFEGDDLDMEVNSIVRATEINGSQSPCLRAVKPLASGSMQQKSSPRLEEYGSVAELAIVVPEQPSPVSVLDNSAYRDDAPSPVKQMPNALQGNIAEDSKHGKGEDQWNPADKLDSMGSGLTSEINRMKLKNIENLVQKLRRLNSNHDEARTDYIASLCENTNPDHRYISEILLASGLLLRDLGSSLTTFQLHPSGHPINPELFYVLEQTKASSLLAKEECIPEKVTIAVQEREKFHRKLIFDAVNEILVDKLNLAGIPPVPWLKPDKLAKKTLNAQKLLKELSSDIEQLQAKKPECSLEDEGDGLKNILWEDVMHRSESWTIFHGDISGVVLDVERLIFKDLVNEIVIGEAAACSRAKPARRRRQLFAK; via the exons ATGGCTGCAAAACTTCTGCATTCCTTAGCTGATGACAGTCCAGATTTGCAGAAGCAAATAGGATGTATGAATGGGATTCTTCAGCTTTTTGACCGGCAACATGCTCTCACCGGTAGGCGGGTTGGCCACCACAAGAGGCTTCCTTCAG GGAATTCCCATTTCAGCAATGGTGGCCTGGAAAGAGAGTATAATAATGCATACCATCGTCAGACAGCACCT GAAATGAATTTGAACAAGAGTGAGAATGAGACAAAAAGACTCTCAGCAGAATCGTCAAGAGCCTCTTTCTCATCCgtttcttcttccttgtcaTCTCTGGACTACAACAAAACAGCTCAACCTGGAACATCTTCCTTTGACAGAAGCATTTTTCCTGAAACTCCACCAAGGGATCTGACAAACCAATCAAGTATGTCCCCCAAACTAGGGAGGCAATCCCTTGATCTCCGGGACATGGTGAAGGATTCTATGCATAGGGAAATTAGGGCACTATCAGTTAAAACTACAACCAAAGAGGAATCTGCAGGTCATGCGGTGAAGCATAGAGACTCTCCAAGACCCTTACAGTTGTCCGAATCAGTGGAAGGATCAATTGAAGTTGGGATCAATGGGAAGCAAAATGTGCCTGCTGACCTCAGGGAGTCTCTTCGAGTTCTTGCTAAACTTCGAGAAGCACCGTGGAGTAATGATGATGCTAGAGATCATCCAAGATCATCATATGAATTGAAAGATAGTTCCTGGAACACACTTACAAAGGACGCTCCACGTTTTTCTAAtgatgggagagagagaaatcgTTTGTCTTTGGATTCAAGAGATGCCTTCAAAGCAACCCCAAAGCTAAAAGAGTTGCCAAGACTTTCGCTGGACGGTAGAGAAGGTTCAATGCGGAATTCCACATCTGATTCAAAATCATATCAGCGTTCGAAAAGTTTTCAGAATAGTGGAAACTCAAATGACAGATACCATAATCTACCTCAGTTGTCCCGAAGTCATAATCGACCTCCTAGTGTAGTGGCAAAGTTGATGGGTTTGGAAGCCTTGCCAGATTCTGCCTCGACTAGTGATAGTCACTTGATTGAAACCAGCCCGGTTAAAGTTATTGATCCTTTCTCAAAACCACTGAAGCTAAATAATCTGCAGAGGCCTATGCCTATGAGAATTTCTAATACCACAAGAAATTCTCTGAAAGAACCATCATCACCACGGTGGAAAAATCCAGATTTGGTTATGAGGCCTATTTCAAGTTCAAGGTTTCCAATTGAGCCAGCCCCATGGAAAATGCAGGATGGAAGTCGAGGTTCTCAGAAACCATCTTCCAAACCTGTAAAAGTTCAAGCAAGGACTTCAGACTCCTTCCCTTCTGTTTATAGTGAGATTGAGAAGAGGTTGAAAGATCTGGAATTTAAACAATCCGGGAAGGACCTCAGAGCCCTTAAACAGATACTCGAAGCAATGCAAGCAAAAGGTCTTTTAGAGaccaaaaaagaagaacaagCTTCAAACTTTGGAACTCAAAAAGACAGTGAATCCAAATGTACAAGTTCCAATCTGAATTCGAAATCAACAAACCAGCGAAACACAAGCAACCATGTTGTTGCTTCCACAAGTACAGGTGCTGCTTTCTCTGGGTCTTTTGAGTCCCCGATTGTGATCATGAAACCTGCAAAACTTGTTGAAAAATCTGgtattcccacttcatcattaatTTCAGTAGATGGCCTCTCTAATGCCCGTACTCTTCAGAGAAGGAGAAGTACAGATAATAAGACGGGTTCAACTAGCAGTCGGACAGTTAAAGATCAGCATCCTAAAAACAGTCGGAAGGAATCTGCTGTCAGTTCCACTGACAAAAAAACAAGTGGCAGGAATATAAGATCAACGCAATCTCTGCCAAAGGATACTGCTGGATCAAGTTCAGTAAAGAGCTCAGGATCTGTGAGTCCAAGACTACAACAGAAGAAACTTGAGTTGGCAAAGTCATCTCGTCCACCTACCCCTCCATCTGATTCAAAAAAATCCAGAAGGCAGTCCAGCAGGCAATTGACAGAGTCAGGTTCGCCGGGTGGAAAACTCAGACCAAAATCTTCCAACTTGCAGCAAAGTGATGACCAGTTGAGTGAGATAAGTAATGAATCTAGAAGTTTGAGTTTTGAAGGAGATGACCTCGATATGGAAGTCAATAGTATTGTACGAGCTACTGAGATAAATGGCAGCCAGAGTCCATGTTTGAGAGCTGTCAAGCCTTTGGCTTCTGGTTCAATGCAGCAA AAATCAAGTCCAAGGTTGGAAGAATATGGATCTGTTGCTGAACTTGCTATAGTTGTTCCAGAACAACCTAGTCCTGTGTCTGTTCTTGATAACTCGGCATATAGAGATGATGCACCATCACCCGTAAAGCAGATGCCGAATGCCCTCCAAG GCAATATTGCCGAAGATTCCAAGCACGGCAAAGGTGAAGATCAATGGAACCCTGCAGATAAGCTTGACAGCATGGGATCTGGTCTTACATCAGAAATCAATCGCATGAAATTGAAGAACATTGAAAACTTAGTTCAGAAGCTTAGACGATTGAATTCTAATCATGATGAAGCAAGAACAGACTATATTGCATCGCTCTGCGAGAACACAAATCCAGACCACAGATACATTTCTGAGATATTGTTAGCTTCAGGCCTCCTACTCAGAGACCTCGGCTCCAGCTTGACAACATTTCAGCTCCATCCCTCAGGCCATCCCATCAACCCCGAGCTATTCTATGTTTTGGAGCAAACCAAGGCAAGCAGTTTGCTTGCAAAAGAGGAATGCATCCCCGAAAAGGTAACCATTGCggtacaagagagagagaaatttcaTCGGAAACTCATATTTGATGCAGTCAATGAAATTCTTGTTGACAAGTTGAATTTAGCCGGTATCCCTCCCGTGCCATGGTTGAAGCCTGACAAGCTCGCAAAGAAGACCCTCAACGCGCAAAAGCTTCTGAAGGAACTGTCTAGCGATATAGAACAATTGCAAGCCAAGAAACCGGAGTGCAGCTTAGAGGACGAGGGTGATGGTTTGAAAAACATCTTGTGGGAGGATGTGATGCACCGGTCAGAAAGCTGGACAATTTTCCATGGTGACATCTCCGGTGTAGTGTTAGACGTCGAACGGTTGATCTTCAAGGATCTGGTTAATGAAATCGTTATTGGTGAGGCAGCAGCTTGCTCGCGAGCAAAGCCAGCTAGGCGGCGTCGGCAGCTGTTTGCTAAGTAG